The Methanocella arvoryzae MRE50 DNA window ACGTTTTGGAGGACTTCAAGGCCGACATGCTGACCGAAGTCCATACGCCGGGCGAGATGCTGGACTGAGGATCAGTCCTTCGATTTCTTTTTCAGCTTCTCGATAAGATCGGAGACCCTCTTTTTAGCCGCTTCGGTGCCCTCGACGTCTTTCGATATGCAAATATCAAGGATGTCGCCCTCTTTACAATCCTCTGGCAGCAGCCAGACCGGGATGTGCAGTACAGTCGGCACCTCGCCCCTGACGATCAGCACTGCGAGGTCTTCTTCGAACCTGTCGATTGTGGCTTTCATGATCTCAAGTCCATATTAATTATAGTCATTTTAGATTAAGCTATGCTGGCGCCCTCCGCTCTGCTACAACTGTAATCCCTTTGCCGTCCGAGGTCACGACGACGTCGCCATCGTAGTCCGTGCGGTAGATCGTCGCTCCCGCAGCCTCAAGACGATTCATTGCCTCTCTGGTCGGGTGACCGTAAGGATTGCCGGCCCCGACTTCGATCACGGCGATCTTCGGCTGGACAACTTTAAGGAAGGAAGTGCCGGAGGAGTACTTGCTGGCGTGGTGCCCGACCTTGAGTACGTCGCTCTGCAGGTTGTAGCCAGATTTGAGCAGGTCGCCTTCGACGTCGAAGCCTGCATCAGCCATGAAGAGGAACGACACGCCTCCATGTGTCAGCCTCAGCACGATCGCCCGATCGTTCAGGTCTTCGTAGTTTCCGGCCACTGCGAGCACCTGCACTACGACGCCCGGGGCGAAGTCTATCATGTCTCCTGGCTCTGGAACCACGT harbors:
- a CDS encoding ComEC/Rec2 family competence protein gives rise to the protein MTPVPGSDLIVHFIDVGQGDSMLVQSGGKNMLIDAGTLDSGSTVTSYLKEHGVSTIDVLVSTHPHSDHIGGMAEVLNAFPVKVIYDSGVPHTTQTYERYLTLIDQKDIKYVVPEPGDMIDFAPGVVVQVLAVAGNYEDLNDRAIVLRLTHGGVSFLFMADAGFDVEGDLLKSGYNLQSDVLKVGHHASKYSSGTSFLKVVQPKIAVIEVGAGNPYGHPTREAMNRLEAAGATIYRTDYDGDVVVTSDGKGITVVAERRAPA
- a CDS encoding DUF3006 domain-containing protein; protein product: MKATIDRFEEDLAVLIVRGEVPTVLHIPVWLLPEDCKEGDILDICISKDVEGTEAAKKRVSDLIEKLKKKSKD